DNA sequence from the Coregonus clupeaformis isolate EN_2021a chromosome 13, ASM2061545v1, whole genome shotgun sequence genome:
gtgagagatagagagacctgaTTTCAAGCCCggcccctcccctcccatcccctcccctcccctcccctccctccctccctccctccctccctacctgttCTACTGGTAGTCCTCCCCCACTTGGGACTCAGACCTAGAGcagcacacacagaaacacaaccacCCACTGTATTCAGATTACActgagagaagagaaagaacctCTACATCACACAGAAAGACAGGAGACACAAAGGAAGACAAAAGGCTGTCCAGTTTCACTCAGAcccacagacaaacagagaaagcAACGCCAACCGGATCTAAGATGGTGTCGGCTGGGCTACAGATGCTGGGCACGGCCCTGGGGATCATAGGCTGGATTGGGACCATCATTGTTTGTGCCATGCCCATGTGGAGGGTCACCGCCTTCATCGGCAGCAATATAGTCACCTCGCAGACCTCCTGGGAGGGTATCTGGATGAGCTGCGTGGTCCAGAGCACGGGCCAGATGCAGTGTAAGGTCTACGACTCCATGCTGGCCTTGAGCTCCGACCTGCAGGCCGCCAGAGCTCTCACCATCATTGCCATCCTCGCCGGCATTATCGCCATCCTGCTGGCCATAGCCGGGGGCAAGTGCACCAACTGTGTGGACAACGAGGCATCCAAGGCTAAAGTGGGTGTGGCATCCGGGGTAGTGTTCATCATTGCCGGGGTTCTGTGCCTGATCCCTGTCTGCTGGACGGCCCACAGCGTCATCCAGGACTTCTACAACCCACTCCTGGTAAGCGCTCAGAAGAGGGAGCTGGGGGGCGCGCTGTACGTGGGCTGGGGGTCCGCTGCCCTGCTGCTGATTGGAGGGGGCTTGCTCTGCTGCAACTGCCCAAAGAAGGATGAGGGTTCCTACACCGCCAGGTACAACAAGGCTCCTCCATCCGAGACCTCAGCAACGGCCACTGGAAAGGACTTTGTctgagtgaggaagagagagaagagagggcgggagagacgTCTGTCTGCCATGAGAGACTGTCTGATCCAGCTGTGTATATATGTATTCTGTATTCTGGGTCACTATGGTGCTTCTTTATTACAAATGTTTGAGGACGATACTTAATGGTGATGAGCGAAGAAAAGAACCACGGTGACTAAAGATTCCATGTAAGTTACCGTTAAAAGAGAACCACACCCAAAGAAGGAACTGAATTCCTTTAAACCATACCCATGCAGTCTGCAGCTTTGTTCTGGGCTGgtttggctgtgtgttttttatgcatgtttgtgtaaatatgtgtgtgtgtgtgcctttacaCCTTTTGGCAGTGTGTTTTGTTAATTGTTTTATCCGAGCTGTGTTTGTTACCATTGTAcatgggctcctgagtggcgcagcggtctaaggcactgcatctcagtgcttgaggtgtcactacagactccctggttcgattccaggctgtattgcAACCGGCCttgattgggagtcacatagaGCGGCGCCCAGTGTCGTCCGGTTTAGGCcgtcattgaaaataataattgtttcttaactgacttgcctagttaaataaaggtaaaatatttttttatatgttgttgttaaagggatactttgggattttggcaatgaggccctttatctacctccccggagtcagatgaacttgtctCTGTGTgcggtttgaaggaagttgctaactagtgctagcgcaattgctaactagctttagcgcaatgactggaagtctatgagtatctgctagcatgctagcagatacccacaGACTTCCATTAATTGTGCTAACACTAGTTATTATTGGCTTGTGAAACCTATAACTTCCTTcatacacagagacataaaatggTATCCTTGATttcatctgactctggagaagtagatgaagggcctcattgccaaaataccAAAGCATCCCTTTAATATTGTCATTTGTATTcatcttttttttaaacatgtatgAGTTACAGTacatgtaaataaatatatttttcaaatgcATTTGATTTTATGTTTTGAATGCATTTCATTAATCAACACCACATTCAACATGAAAACTTATTTTAGCACTATTTCTATTAGATACATGTAACTAGCAAGTAAATATTAAACTATGTCCGAaaaacaacatacactgagtgtaaaaaacattagcacccccttttgccctcagaacagcctcaattcatgggtggatgtcctttgggtggtggaccatttttgatacacacaggaaactgttgagcgtgaaaaatccagcatgttgtagttcttgacacactcaaaccggtgcgcctggcacctactaccataccctgttcaaaggcacttcaatattttgtcttccaattcaccctctgaatggtacacataaacaatccatgtctcaaggcttaaaaatccttctttaacctgtttcctccccttcatctatactgattaaagtggatttaacaagtgacatcaataagggattcacctggattcaactggtcagtctatgccatcgaaagagcatgttttgtacactcagtgtatttctcCAGTCTTTTTCATGCGATTTACTATCTAAATGACTGGCTATTAGTCATAACCTAAGGGAAGTTGCTTTGCATGGGTATCAACTAACAGTATTTCCCTAGTCAAATAGCAGAGCAGGATTTTTGGAAACCATTTTGAACAAAGCCTGAAGAACACGAAACACACATTATTATCAATCTTGAATTCAAATTGTTTGGAGTATTCAAGATTACCCAACCAGTGTGTTGTAGTTTCGTCTTTTTGATATATACTATTTTTCCTCCATGCACCTGGCAATACCtaagggcagcaggtagcttagtggttaaaagcgttgtgccagtaaccaaaaggtcgctggttctaatacccgagctgactaggtgaaaaatctgtccttgagcaaggcacttaaccctagttgctcaaATGTAAATGAAGGACTCTTTTTTTTAAAAGTGAACAAAGCCTGTTTTCAATAGAAGAGAACTTGAGAAGGATCCATTGTCTTGACTCACCCATCAGGTCTAGGTGTGGCACAGCAAAGGAGCCTGGGAGCATGTGGTACTGATAGTTCCAAATTAATTATTTGTTCAAATAGGGAGCTTTAACTGCAAACAGGTCAGGGGGTTGGGGTTGTAAAAAATGTGTCTACAGAGTCAATATTGAAATGACAGGTGATGTTGTcatggtaaagagagagagagagagagagagagagagagagagagagagagagagagagagagagagagagagatgggtcggTGGCTTGAGTGGAGTCAATTGTAATGAATATGTGAATACAACCAGTGTATTTTTAGCAGAGTAAAAGTGAGTGCTGCAGTCCTATTCTCAGACTCCGAA
Encoded proteins:
- the LOC121579674 gene encoding claudin-4-like codes for the protein MVSAGLQMLGTALGIIGWIGTIIVCAMPMWRVTAFIGSNIVTSQTSWEGIWMSCVVQSTGQMQCKVYDSMLALSSDLQAARALTIIAILAGIIAILLAIAGGKCTNCVDNEASKAKVGVASGVVFIIAGVLCLIPVCWTAHSVIQDFYNPLLVSAQKRELGGALYVGWGSAALLLIGGGLLCCNCPKKDEGSYTARYNKAPPSETSATATGKDFV